One genomic window of Quercus robur chromosome 6, dhQueRobu3.1, whole genome shotgun sequence includes the following:
- the LOC126689375 gene encoding protein TIME FOR COFFEE isoform X7: MDRNREARRATMAATNGLTRRRHRSGSLRDSPEEDGPVELQETARLRDRGGSGKKDRDRDRDRDRDRERDRDRDRLSRSKRRRGDRLLHGSNREDGGDESSEESVNDEEEDEDDEVVIGGGNGGGVASSVRMLPPNPSPLSSSTNSLSNHRKSFPPPAKVFRAAPTWKAPDEMIGVSVPRKARSASTKRSHESWAGGSGGGGGVVGGEQIHRQASTSPVRHTGLVSMAAASPAPASPSSSNASVRKKMPNGPKLRPPKSTTKSSSSAAQDEIEIEIAEVLYGMLRQPQGLSKQDSFTNDSREANKSSTDAKSRVSSPISNSTSTLPHSSSLLPQNSSSSVTPISTVATAPKRKKPRPVKYDDENSTIFTGRNSPISATTKAEMDQSAKMETSEKNTGSAAENGGVSYELGSSQVVQPPSLEVAQPESSMMIKPESNVLSDSKALTNESENKDVGVSKEEPQSPKKEAPVVRLDDNRDDAKANKANLTTTEVESHKEEKFQIDLMAPPPLRSSPERDGETEFVAVDPKAMVTDVEMEIKPQVKEDEKVVKTIGKEETVNVESEKPKIVAVEEAESHKPVVAPKERNIDLQLDLEKTDRDSGTASVSGNNKSHFHHNVQKQQQSQHTHNEKIAQTSSLPLPMSVPGWPGGLPPMGYMAPLQGVVSMDGSTVSPAPIQPPNLLFTQPRPKRCATHCYIARNILYHQQIARMNPFWPAAAGSASIYGAKPGNLNVVPSAELHGNIAGRVVNPTQDKGQSLAMFPAHSGGKDNKGSQAANIVDATQRKQILLQQTVPQGAPNNIMGPAFIFPLSQQQAVAAASVRSGSVKPPSAGSAASSSTSNSAAVSAAATAAAAAAAPAMSFNYANMTGNETQYLAILQNSPYPFPIPGHVGASAYRATHGQAMPFFNSFYPSQMIHHSQIHQQQQQPPAQSQQSQQQGHQNASISSGSSSSQKHLQNQQQRQHGNGVNVSSGNLQGFPAPKNQPSQSLQRQQQQQQQNQQVPHQARQLESEMGGEDSPSTADSRVSRANMSFYAPPNFPMPIHPSNFAVMAPAPMGGASGTNNASGSHNEKKQQQQSHQQGSKAGVEPQAFAMSFPSINGTNTGPSIDISTIPQNLPFLQNYQYIAAPPQKRNYRVSEEGKTGGDSSIVEEERKAMPGKGQSIVGQSIAFSSRPDLTDTSVTTITGNTVVDSSARTLNLGSATARASGSVMPTSISSVTASQQLMNQRNPQQQQQQQQMILMQKQNQIVQNQIVQNQIAQNQAAAAAARSKTQATSNGSVYSDHLPSSSSMGTKFANALSSFPQNLVQTSCSPTQSPQWKNSLRTTTSQVPSPSLSSSTSSSLKNHPQQQGRTQQSHGQISFAANTKSSTAQGQQPPSRNQSPSPPIMVGSPTTSMSKSAGGSPRTTASTSTANKAGQASTLSSQQGKNSPSVPSRKSSPVGGRNVASILGNPHITSYSSTSTKSQLPQQQQQQLLPQQLSKQSIPIQTQIQSHMYLNGYLQQAQVAQSTNNASSASTASGYFHQRNRREQQQQQPNVSSGTSSTGMLSLCPPVTLANTSTSDPAKVVAANSNMKGGISSQILQVGPYGIAQSSGNPHQLLPAGFPYAVPTSVQVKPAEQKQPAGE, translated from the exons ATGGATAGGAACAGAGAAGCGAGGAGAGCAACCATGGCGGCGACAAACGGTTTAACTAGACGGAGACATAGAAGTGGTAGTCTCAGAGACTCCCCAG aGGAAGATGGTCCGGTAGAGTTACAGGAAACAGCGAGGCTAAGAGATCGAGGAGGTAGCGGAAAGAAAGATCGCGATCGTGATCGGGACCGGGACAGAGACCGAGAGCGTGATCGAGATAGAGATCGGTTGAGTCGGAGCAAGAGGAGGCGAGGAGATAGGTTATTGCACGGTAGCAATAGAGAAGATGGCGGTGACGAGAGCTCTGAAGAGAGTGTAAATgacgaagaagaagacgaagacgaCGAAGTCGTAATAGGTGGAGGAAACGGCGGTGGTGTAGCCTCTTCTGTTAGAATGCTTCCGCCGAATCCATCACCTTTATCGTCTTCAACAAACTCGTTATCTAATCACCGGAAGAGCTTTCCTCCGCCGGCCAAAGTTTTTAGAGCAGCGCCGACGTGGAAAGCTCCCGATGAAATGATTGGCGTGTCGGTGCCCCGAAAAGCTCGCTCTG cGTCAACGAAGAGGTCACATGAATCTTGGGCTGGTGGAAGTGGAGGCGGAGGAGGAGTTGTTGGTGGAGAGCAAATTCACCGGCAAGCTTCGACATCGCCGGTGAGACACACCGGCCTCGTGTCGATGGCGGCAGCGTCGCCAGCTCCGGCCTCTCCgtcttcttccaatgcttcggTTCGGAAGAAGATG CCTAATGGACCGAAACTGCGGCCGCCGAAATCGACGACGAAGTCGTCATCTTCAGCAGCTCAGGATGAGATCGAGATAGAGATTGCAGAGGTGTTGTATGGGATGTTGAGACAGCCACAAGGACTTTCAAAACAAGATAGCTTTACCAATGATTCCAGAGAAGCCAATAAATCATCCACTGATGCTAAATCCAGAGTCTCTTCGCCGATCTCCAACTCAACCTCAACACTACCtcactcttcttctcttttacCTCAAAATTCTAGCTCCTCAGTCACTCCTATATCCACCGTTG CAACGGCGCCGAAGAGGAAAAAGCCAAGACCGGTGAAGTACGATGATGAAAACTCGACGATTTTCACGGGCCGGAACAGTCCCATTTCGGCTACAACTAAGGCAGAGATGGATCAGTCAGCGAAAATGGAAACGTCGGAGAAGAACACGGGATCTGCAGCCGAAAATGGAGGAGTTTCGTACGAATTGGGAAGCTCTCAAGTTGTACAACCACCATCGTTGGAGGTAGCACAGCCAGAGTCTTCGATGATGATTAAGCCAGAGAGTAATGTTTTATCGGATTCGAAAGCTTTGACTAACGAATCGGAGAATAAAGATGTTGGTGTGAGTAAAGAGGAGCCTCAGTCGCCCAAGAAGGAAGCTCCTGTAGTCAGATTGGATGACAATCGTGACGATGCGAAAGCGAATAAAGC GAATTTAACTACAACTGAGGTGGAGAGTCACAAAGAAGAAAAGTTCCAGATAGATCTGATG GCTCCTCCTCCGTTAAGATCGTCACCAGAAAGGGATGGTGAGACTGAATTTGTGGCCGTAGATCCTAAGGCTATGGTCACAGATGTTGAAATG GAAATTAAGCCTCAGGtaaaggaagatgaaaaggTTGTGAAAACAATAGGCAAGGAAGAGACAGTCAATGTTGAAAGCGAGAAGCCTAAAATTGTAGCAGTAGAAGAAGCTGAATCACACAAGCCAGTTGTTGCTCCTAAGGAGAGGAACATCGATCTTCAGCTTGACTTGGAAAAGACTGATAGAGATAGCGGCACCGCTAGTGTAAGCGGCAACAACAAGTCACACTTTCACCATAATGTTCAGAAGCAGCAGCAGTCACAGCACACTCACAATGAAAAAATTG cccaAACGAGCTCTCTACCTCTACCAATGTCTGTACCTGGGTGGCCAGGTGGACTTCCTCCCATGGG ATATATGGCACCATTACAAGGAGTTGTATCCATGGATGGGAGCACCGTATCTCCTGCACCTATCCAA CCTCCAAATTTGCTTTTTACGCAACCTAGGCCTAAGAGATGTGCAACGCACTGCTACATTGCTCGGAATATACTGTATCACCAGCAAATTGCGAGAATGAATCCTTTCTGGCCTGCAGCGGCTGGTTCTGCATCCATATATGGGGCTAAGCCCGGAAATCTCAATGTGGTTCCGTCAGCTGAATTGCATGGAAACATTGCCGGTAGAGTGGTGAACCCTACCCAGGACAAGGGTCAGAGTCTCGCTATGTTTCCAGCTCATTCTGGGGGAAAGGATAATAAAGGTTCTCAAGCAGCCAACATTGTGGATGCTACACAGAGAAAGCAGATTTTGCTTCAGCAAACAGTGCCCCAAGGAGCACCTAATAATATCATG GGTCCTGCTTTCATTTTCCCTCTGAGCCAGCAACAAGCAGTTGCAGCTGCTTCTGTCCGATCTGGTTCTGTAAAGCCTCCTTCTGCCGGGAGTGCTGCTTCATCAAGTACATCAAATTCTGCTGCAGTGAGTGCAGCAGCAACggcggcagcagcagcagcagcccCAGCAATGAGCTTCAACTACGCAAATATGACTGGGAATGAAACTCAGTATTTGGCAATTTTGCAGAATAGTCCATATCCGTTCCCAATTCCAGGTCATGTTGGTGCATCAGCTTATAGAGCAACCCATGGTCAGGCAATGCCATTCTTCAATTCCTTCTATCCTTCTCAAATGATCCATCATTCACAGATTCATCAGCAACAGCAGCAACCACCTGCTCAATCACAACAAAGCCAACAACAAGGTCATCAGAATGCAAGTATTTCCAGTGGTTCCTCGTCTTCTCAGAAGCACTTGCAGAATCAGCAGCAGAGGCAACATGGCAATGGAGTTAATGTTAGTAGTGGAAATTTGCAAGGGTTTCCTGCGCCCAAAAACCAGCCTTCACAGTCACTACagcggcagcagcagcagcaacagcagaATCAGCAGGTCCCTCATCAGGCACGCCAACTTGAGTCTGAAATGGGTGGGGAAGATAGTCCCTCAACTGCTGATAGCCGTGTTTCTCGGGCGAATATGAGTTTTTATGCTCCCCCTAATTTTCCAATGCCAATACACCCATCTAACTTCGCTGTGATGGCTCCTGCACCAATGGGTGGTGCCAGTGGCACCAATAATGCAAGTGGTAGTCATAATGAAAAGAAACAGCAGCAGCAGTCACATCAGCAGGGCTCAAAGGCTGGAGTAGAGCCTCAAGCTTTTGCCATGTCTTTTCCTTCCATTAATGGTACTAATACCGGGCCTAGCATTGACATCTCAACCATTCCACAGaatcttccttttcttcaaaATTATCAGTATATTGCTGCCCCGCCGCAGAAGAGGAATTACCGTGTTTCTGAAGAAGGGAAAACTGGAGGTGATTCTTCTAtagttgaagaagaaagaaaagccATGCCAGGAAAGGGTCAGTCAATAGTGGGACAGTCTATTGCTTTCTCCTCTAGGCCAGATTTGACTGATACATCCGTTACCACAATAACGGGCAATACTGTTGTTGATAGCTCTGCAAGAACTCTTAATCTTGGGTCTGCTACTGCACGGGCTTCTGGTTCTGTTATGCCTACTTCCATTAGCAGTGTTACTGCTTCTCAGCAGCTAATGAATCAGCGGAATccacagcagcagcagcagcagcagcaaatGATTCTGATGCAGAAGCAGAATCAAATTGTACAGAATCAAATTGTACAGAATCAAATTGCGCAGAATcaagcagcagcagcagcagctcGGAGCAAAACTCAAGCAACGAGTAATGGTAGTGTTTACTCGGATCACCTTCCTTCATCGTCTTCTATGGGCACAAAGTTTGCTAatgctctctcttctttcccCCAAAACCTTGTTCAAACCAGCTGCAGCCCAACTCAATCTCCTCAGTGGAAGAATTCTTTAAGGACAACCACTTCCCAAGTTCCTTCTCCGTCTCTGTCCTCTTCAACCTCCTCATCCCTTAAAAACCATCCTCAACAGCAAGGTAGGACCCAACAAAGCCATGGGCAGATATCATTTGCGGCTAATACGAAATCATCAACAGCACAAGGGCAACAACCTCCCAGTCGCAACCAGTCTCCATCGCCACCAATTATGGTTGGCTCGCCCACAACTTCTATGTCAAAGAGTGCTGGTGGAAGCCCAAGGACAACTGCCTCCACTTCCACTGCTAACAAAGCTGGCCAAGCTTCTACATTGTCATCCCAGCAGGGCAAGAACTCACCTTCGGTGCCTAGCCGGAAGTCATCCCCGGTTGGGGGAAGGAATGTTGCATCAATCCTTGGAAACCCCCATATCACCTCTTATTCGAGCACTTCAACTAAATCTCAATTGCCAcagcaacagcagcagcagctgCTGCCCCAGCAGTTATCAAAGCAATCGATCCCGATCCAAACCCAGATCCAATCCCATATGTACTTAAATGGTTATCTTCAACAAGCCCAAGTAGCACAGTCAACTAATAACGCTTCCTCTGCATCAACTGCAAGTGGGTATTTTCATCAAAGAAACCGCCGtgaacagcagcagcagcagccaAATGTGTCATCGGGTACATCCTCAACTGGGATGTTGTCGTTGTGCCCTCCAGTCACACTTGCTAACACCAGCACTTCTGATCCTGCCAAGGTAGTTGCGGCTAATAGCAACATGAAAGGTGGTATATCCTCACAGATTCTCCAAGTTGGCCCATATGGTATTGCACAATCCTCTGGGAACCCGCATCAGCTTTTGCCTGCTGGCTTCCCCTATGCTGTTCCCACCTCAGTTCAGGTGAAGCCGGCAGAGCAGAAACAACCTGCTGGTGAGTGA
- the LOC126689375 gene encoding protein TIME FOR COFFEE isoform X2 has protein sequence MDRNREARRATMAATNGLTRRRHRSGSLRDSPEEDGPVELQETARLRDRGGSGKKDRDRDRDRDRDRERDRDRDRLSRSKRRRGDRLLHGSNREDGGDESSEESVNDEEEDEDDEVVIGGGNGGGVASSVRMLPPNPSPLSSSTNSLSNHRKSFPPPAKVFRAAPTWKAPDEMIGVSVPRKARSASTKRSHESWAGGSGGGGGVVGGEQIHRQASTSPVRHTGLVSMAAASPAPASPSSSNASVRKKMKPNGPKLRPPKSTTKSSSSAAQDEIEIEIAEVLYGMLRQPQGLSKQDSFTNDSREANKSSTDAKSRVSSPISNSTSTLPHSSSLLPQNSSSSVTPISTVATAPKRKKPRPVKYDDENSTIFTGRNSPISATTKAEMDQSAKMETSEKNTGSAAENGGVSYELGSSQVVQPPSLEVAQPESSMMIKPESNVLSDSKALTNESENKDVGVSKEEPQSPKKEAPVVRLDDNRDDAKANKANLTTTEVESHKEEKFQIDLMAPPPLRSSPERDGETEFVAVDPKAMVTDVEMEIKPQVKEDEKVVKTIGKEETVNVESEKPKIVAVEEAESHKPVVAPKERNIDLQLDLEKTDRDSGTASVSGNNKSHFHHNVQKQQQSQHTHNEKIAQTSSLPLPMSVPGWPGGLPPMGYMAPLQGVVSMDGSTVSPAPIQPPNLLFTQPRPKRCATHCYIARNILYHQQIARMNPFWPAAAGSASIYGAKPGNLNVVPSAELHGNIAGRVVNPTQDKGQSLAMFPAHSGGKDNKGSQAANIVDATQRKQILLQQTVPQGAPNNIMGPAFIFPLSQQQAVAAASVRSGSVKPPSAGSAASSSTSNSAAVSAAATAAAAAAAPAMSFNYANMTGNETQYLAILQNSPYPFPIPGHVGASAYRATHGQAMPFFNSFYPSQMIHHSQIHQQQQQPPAQSQQSQQQGHQNASISSGSSSSQKHLQNQQQRQHGNGVNVSSGNLQGFPAPKNQPSQSLQRQQQQQQQNQQVPHQARQLESEMGGEDSPSTADSRVSRANMSFYAPPNFPMPIHPSNFAVMAPAPMGGASGTNNASGSHNEKKQQQQSHQQGSKAGVEPQAFAMSFPSINGTNTGPSIDISTIPQNLPFLQNYQYIAAPPQKRNYRVSEEGKTGGDSSIVEEERKAMPGKGQSIVGQSIAFSSRPDLTDTSVTTITGNTVVDSSARTLNLGSATARASGSVMPTSISSVTASQQLMNQRNPQQQQQQQQMILMQKQNQIVQNQIVQNQIAQNQAAAAAARSKTQATSNGSVYSDHLPSSSSMGTKFANALSSFPQNLVQTSCSPTQSPQWKNSLRTTTSQVPSPSLSSSTSSSLKNHPQQQGRTQQSHGQISFAANTKSSTAQGQQPPSRNQSPSPPIMVGSPTTSMSKSAGGSPRTTASTSTANKAGQASTLSSQQGKNSPSVPSRKSSPVGGRNVASILGNPHITSYSSTSTKSQLPQQQQQQLLPQQLSKQSIPIQTQIQSHMYLNGYLQQAQVAQSTNNASSASTASGYFHQRNRREQQQQQPNVSSGTSSTGMLSLCPPVTLANTSTSDPAKVVAANSNMKGGISSQILQVGPYGIAQSSGNPHQLLPAGFPYAVPTSVQVKPAEQKQPAGE, from the exons ATGGATAGGAACAGAGAAGCGAGGAGAGCAACCATGGCGGCGACAAACGGTTTAACTAGACGGAGACATAGAAGTGGTAGTCTCAGAGACTCCCCAG aGGAAGATGGTCCGGTAGAGTTACAGGAAACAGCGAGGCTAAGAGATCGAGGAGGTAGCGGAAAGAAAGATCGCGATCGTGATCGGGACCGGGACAGAGACCGAGAGCGTGATCGAGATAGAGATCGGTTGAGTCGGAGCAAGAGGAGGCGAGGAGATAGGTTATTGCACGGTAGCAATAGAGAAGATGGCGGTGACGAGAGCTCTGAAGAGAGTGTAAATgacgaagaagaagacgaagacgaCGAAGTCGTAATAGGTGGAGGAAACGGCGGTGGTGTAGCCTCTTCTGTTAGAATGCTTCCGCCGAATCCATCACCTTTATCGTCTTCAACAAACTCGTTATCTAATCACCGGAAGAGCTTTCCTCCGCCGGCCAAAGTTTTTAGAGCAGCGCCGACGTGGAAAGCTCCCGATGAAATGATTGGCGTGTCGGTGCCCCGAAAAGCTCGCTCTG cGTCAACGAAGAGGTCACATGAATCTTGGGCTGGTGGAAGTGGAGGCGGAGGAGGAGTTGTTGGTGGAGAGCAAATTCACCGGCAAGCTTCGACATCGCCGGTGAGACACACCGGCCTCGTGTCGATGGCGGCAGCGTCGCCAGCTCCGGCCTCTCCgtcttcttccaatgcttcggTTCGGAAGAAGATG AAGCCTAATGGACCGAAACTGCGGCCGCCGAAATCGACGACGAAGTCGTCATCTTCAGCAGCTCAGGATGAGATCGAGATAGAGATTGCAGAGGTGTTGTATGGGATGTTGAGACAGCCACAAGGACTTTCAAAACAAGATAGCTTTACCAATGATTCCAGAGAAGCCAATAAATCATCCACTGATGCTAAATCCAGAGTCTCTTCGCCGATCTCCAACTCAACCTCAACACTACCtcactcttcttctcttttacCTCAAAATTCTAGCTCCTCAGTCACTCCTATATCCACCGTTG CAACGGCGCCGAAGAGGAAAAAGCCAAGACCGGTGAAGTACGATGATGAAAACTCGACGATTTTCACGGGCCGGAACAGTCCCATTTCGGCTACAACTAAGGCAGAGATGGATCAGTCAGCGAAAATGGAAACGTCGGAGAAGAACACGGGATCTGCAGCCGAAAATGGAGGAGTTTCGTACGAATTGGGAAGCTCTCAAGTTGTACAACCACCATCGTTGGAGGTAGCACAGCCAGAGTCTTCGATGATGATTAAGCCAGAGAGTAATGTTTTATCGGATTCGAAAGCTTTGACTAACGAATCGGAGAATAAAGATGTTGGTGTGAGTAAAGAGGAGCCTCAGTCGCCCAAGAAGGAAGCTCCTGTAGTCAGATTGGATGACAATCGTGACGATGCGAAAGCGAATAAAGC GAATTTAACTACAACTGAGGTGGAGAGTCACAAAGAAGAAAAGTTCCAGATAGATCTGATG GCTCCTCCTCCGTTAAGATCGTCACCAGAAAGGGATGGTGAGACTGAATTTGTGGCCGTAGATCCTAAGGCTATGGTCACAGATGTTGAAATG GAAATTAAGCCTCAGGtaaaggaagatgaaaaggTTGTGAAAACAATAGGCAAGGAAGAGACAGTCAATGTTGAAAGCGAGAAGCCTAAAATTGTAGCAGTAGAAGAAGCTGAATCACACAAGCCAGTTGTTGCTCCTAAGGAGAGGAACATCGATCTTCAGCTTGACTTGGAAAAGACTGATAGAGATAGCGGCACCGCTAGTGTAAGCGGCAACAACAAGTCACACTTTCACCATAATGTTCAGAAGCAGCAGCAGTCACAGCACACTCACAATGAAAAAATTG cccaAACGAGCTCTCTACCTCTACCAATGTCTGTACCTGGGTGGCCAGGTGGACTTCCTCCCATGGG ATATATGGCACCATTACAAGGAGTTGTATCCATGGATGGGAGCACCGTATCTCCTGCACCTATCCAA CCTCCAAATTTGCTTTTTACGCAACCTAGGCCTAAGAGATGTGCAACGCACTGCTACATTGCTCGGAATATACTGTATCACCAGCAAATTGCGAGAATGAATCCTTTCTGGCCTGCAGCGGCTGGTTCTGCATCCATATATGGGGCTAAGCCCGGAAATCTCAATGTGGTTCCGTCAGCTGAATTGCATGGAAACATTGCCGGTAGAGTGGTGAACCCTACCCAGGACAAGGGTCAGAGTCTCGCTATGTTTCCAGCTCATTCTGGGGGAAAGGATAATAAAGGTTCTCAAGCAGCCAACATTGTGGATGCTACACAGAGAAAGCAGATTTTGCTTCAGCAAACAGTGCCCCAAGGAGCACCTAATAATATCATG GGTCCTGCTTTCATTTTCCCTCTGAGCCAGCAACAAGCAGTTGCAGCTGCTTCTGTCCGATCTGGTTCTGTAAAGCCTCCTTCTGCCGGGAGTGCTGCTTCATCAAGTACATCAAATTCTGCTGCAGTGAGTGCAGCAGCAACggcggcagcagcagcagcagcccCAGCAATGAGCTTCAACTACGCAAATATGACTGGGAATGAAACTCAGTATTTGGCAATTTTGCAGAATAGTCCATATCCGTTCCCAATTCCAGGTCATGTTGGTGCATCAGCTTATAGAGCAACCCATGGTCAGGCAATGCCATTCTTCAATTCCTTCTATCCTTCTCAAATGATCCATCATTCACAGATTCATCAGCAACAGCAGCAACCACCTGCTCAATCACAACAAAGCCAACAACAAGGTCATCAGAATGCAAGTATTTCCAGTGGTTCCTCGTCTTCTCAGAAGCACTTGCAGAATCAGCAGCAGAGGCAACATGGCAATGGAGTTAATGTTAGTAGTGGAAATTTGCAAGGGTTTCCTGCGCCCAAAAACCAGCCTTCACAGTCACTACagcggcagcagcagcagcaacagcagaATCAGCAGGTCCCTCATCAGGCACGCCAACTTGAGTCTGAAATGGGTGGGGAAGATAGTCCCTCAACTGCTGATAGCCGTGTTTCTCGGGCGAATATGAGTTTTTATGCTCCCCCTAATTTTCCAATGCCAATACACCCATCTAACTTCGCTGTGATGGCTCCTGCACCAATGGGTGGTGCCAGTGGCACCAATAATGCAAGTGGTAGTCATAATGAAAAGAAACAGCAGCAGCAGTCACATCAGCAGGGCTCAAAGGCTGGAGTAGAGCCTCAAGCTTTTGCCATGTCTTTTCCTTCCATTAATGGTACTAATACCGGGCCTAGCATTGACATCTCAACCATTCCACAGaatcttccttttcttcaaaATTATCAGTATATTGCTGCCCCGCCGCAGAAGAGGAATTACCGTGTTTCTGAAGAAGGGAAAACTGGAGGTGATTCTTCTAtagttgaagaagaaagaaaagccATGCCAGGAAAGGGTCAGTCAATAGTGGGACAGTCTATTGCTTTCTCCTCTAGGCCAGATTTGACTGATACATCCGTTACCACAATAACGGGCAATACTGTTGTTGATAGCTCTGCAAGAACTCTTAATCTTGGGTCTGCTACTGCACGGGCTTCTGGTTCTGTTATGCCTACTTCCATTAGCAGTGTTACTGCTTCTCAGCAGCTAATGAATCAGCGGAATccacagcagcagcagcagcagcagcaaatGATTCTGATGCAGAAGCAGAATCAAATTGTACAGAATCAAATTGTACAGAATCAAATTGCGCAGAATcaagcagcagcagcagcagctcGGAGCAAAACTCAAGCAACGAGTAATGGTAGTGTTTACTCGGATCACCTTCCTTCATCGTCTTCTATGGGCACAAAGTTTGCTAatgctctctcttctttcccCCAAAACCTTGTTCAAACCAGCTGCAGCCCAACTCAATCTCCTCAGTGGAAGAATTCTTTAAGGACAACCACTTCCCAAGTTCCTTCTCCGTCTCTGTCCTCTTCAACCTCCTCATCCCTTAAAAACCATCCTCAACAGCAAGGTAGGACCCAACAAAGCCATGGGCAGATATCATTTGCGGCTAATACGAAATCATCAACAGCACAAGGGCAACAACCTCCCAGTCGCAACCAGTCTCCATCGCCACCAATTATGGTTGGCTCGCCCACAACTTCTATGTCAAAGAGTGCTGGTGGAAGCCCAAGGACAACTGCCTCCACTTCCACTGCTAACAAAGCTGGCCAAGCTTCTACATTGTCATCCCAGCAGGGCAAGAACTCACCTTCGGTGCCTAGCCGGAAGTCATCCCCGGTTGGGGGAAGGAATGTTGCATCAATCCTTGGAAACCCCCATATCACCTCTTATTCGAGCACTTCAACTAAATCTCAATTGCCAcagcaacagcagcagcagctgCTGCCCCAGCAGTTATCAAAGCAATCGATCCCGATCCAAACCCAGATCCAATCCCATATGTACTTAAATGGTTATCTTCAACAAGCCCAAGTAGCACAGTCAACTAATAACGCTTCCTCTGCATCAACTGCAAGTGGGTATTTTCATCAAAGAAACCGCCGtgaacagcagcagcagcagccaAATGTGTCATCGGGTACATCCTCAACTGGGATGTTGTCGTTGTGCCCTCCAGTCACACTTGCTAACACCAGCACTTCTGATCCTGCCAAGGTAGTTGCGGCTAATAGCAACATGAAAGGTGGTATATCCTCACAGATTCTCCAAGTTGGCCCATATGGTATTGCACAATCCTCTGGGAACCCGCATCAGCTTTTGCCTGCTGGCTTCCCCTATGCTGTTCCCACCTCAGTTCAGGTGAAGCCGGCAGAGCAGAAACAACCTGCTGGTGAGTGA